The genomic interval TCTGAGATATGAAGCGTTTCTTAAAGTCTTTTTTAAGCTTAGCGACTTAGTATCTTAGCACTTAGCATCTTAAAAAAAAATGAAAGCTTCTTACCATAAATATTTACTCAATTTTAAACGTCCTTCCGGAACTTCGAGAGGCGTTATGACCGAAAAAGAAACTTGGTTTATTATTCTGGAGGAAAATGGTAAAAAAGGAATTGGCGAATGCGGAATTTTAAGAGGTTTAAGCGCTGATGACCGCCCAGATTATGAAGAAAAACTAAAATGGACTTGTAATAATATTCATTTGGGAGAAACCGAACTTTGGAATTCTTTATTAGAATTTCCGTCAATTCAGTTTGGTATCGAAATGGCTTTTCTATCTTTAAAAAGCGAAAATCCATATCTTTTATTTCCATCCGATTTTACTAAACAAACAAGTTCTATTAACATAAATGGCTTAGTCTGGATGGGAGAAGCTTCTTTTATGAAAGAACAAATTGAAGAAAAATTAGCAACTGGTTTTAATTGTATAAAACTTAAAATTGGAGCGATTGATTTTCAAAAAGAACTTGAATTATTGCAGTTTATTAGAAGTCATTTTTCGCCAGAAGAAATTGAAATTAGAGTCGATGCAAATGGTGCTTTTGATAAAAGTGAAGCTTTAGATAAATTAAATCAACTAAATCAATTTCAGCTTCATAGTATAGAACAGCCGATAAAGAAAGGTAACGTTTTAGAAATGGCTAAACTTTGCAAAGAAACGCCGTTTCCAATTGCTTTAGATGAAGAATTGATTGGCGTATTTTCATTCGAAGAAAAAGAAAAATTACTGCAAGAAATCAAACCACAATATATTATTTTGAAACCAAGTTTTATTGGCGGTTTCAAAGGAACAAAAGAATGGATAGATTTAGCAGATAAATATAATATCGGCTGGTGGATTACTTCTGCTTTAGAAAGCAACATCGGACTGAACGCCATTTCTCAATGGACATTTACTTTAAATTCTAAAATGCCTCAAGGTTTAGGAACCGGAGCTTTATATACAAATAATATAGATTGTCCATTGGAAGTAATAAATGGACAACTTTGGTATAATTTAGAAAAAGAATGGGATTCTTTTTTTAAGGTTCAAAGTGACAGAGGTTCAAAGTAACAAAGGTTCGAAGGTGCAGAGGTTTAAAACTACGTGCGTTTTTTTATGATTTTAGATAAGAGAGAAATTAAATGAAAGAAGGGACAGAGTCTAACACAAAAGAGAAAACTTTGTCTCTTTGTAACTCTGTCCCTCTGAACCTATATTTACTCTTTTCCACCTAAAAGACTGTCTTGCCAATCTTTTAATTCCTGCCATTTTCCTTGATAAGCCAATAAAGCTTGTCTTGCCCAAGTACTTGGATTATGTATGGCATAATTTTCTCCACCAGAATCCAAAATAGATTGCAATTTTTCAGTTGATGCTTGAGATAATTCATGCCAAGTTTTGATTCCTGCATTATTAAATAAAGCTTCTATTTTTGGTCCGATTCCTTCAACAATTTTCAAATCGTTTTCTTTTATTTTTTTGCCTAAAACATTTGCTGCCAAAGTGGCATCGAACGGAATTAGAGTTGGAGCAGCTGCCGCAAATGACTGAGTTGTTACTTTTGCTTTTGCTGCCAAATCTGCTTCTAAAGTAGCAATTCTAGCGTTTAAATTTTTAGTATTTGCTTTGCATGCATCTAAATCAGCTTGTAAAGACAATGCTAACGAATCATCATTTTTTGAATTCATTTTTCCTAGTAAATAACCTAAAATTCCACATATAAGGCCTACTAGAGCAGGTATTAAGATACAAGGTATGTTCATGATCGTATGTTTTTAATTATTTAATTGTAATGACTGTTCTTCGGTTTGTTGCTTTTCCTTCAGAAGTATTGTTATCGCCAATAGGTTCATCTGGACCTTTAGATTGCGTTTCAATTCTTGCCGCATCAATACCGTTTTTAGAAAGATAATTTTTAGAAAAATCAGCTCTTTTTTGACCTAAAATGATGTTAGAATCACGATTTCCTACATTGTCTGAATGCCCTACAACTAGAACAACAGCATCTTTAACTTGTTCTAGATATTGAGAAATTGCAGTGATTTTTTGCTTTTCTGCATCACTTAAATTTAGTCGGGATTGATTTGTATTAAAATGAAGAACTAACGGATCTGCATTAATTTTATCTCTTAATGCACTCGATTCGTTACTAACGGTTGAAGTAGAGTCGATTGTATCAAATGAATAATCAGCAGGTCCAAGAAGAGTATCTGCACTCATTTTCCATTTCTCTAGAATTTCTCCTTTTGTATTAAATTGATTTTCTGACATTCCTTTTGAAACAAAATAATTCT from Flavobacterium sp. YJ01 carries:
- a CDS encoding o-succinylbenzoate synthase, whose translation is MKASYHKYLLNFKRPSGTSRGVMTEKETWFIILEENGKKGIGECGILRGLSADDRPDYEEKLKWTCNNIHLGETELWNSLLEFPSIQFGIEMAFLSLKSENPYLLFPSDFTKQTSSININGLVWMGEASFMKEQIEEKLATGFNCIKLKIGAIDFQKELELLQFIRSHFSPEEIEIRVDANGAFDKSEALDKLNQLNQFQLHSIEQPIKKGNVLEMAKLCKETPFPIALDEELIGVFSFEEKEKLLQEIKPQYIILKPSFIGGFKGTKEWIDLADKYNIGWWITSALESNIGLNAISQWTFTLNSKMPQGLGTGALYTNNIDCPLEVINGQLWYNLEKEWDSFFKVQSDRGSK
- a CDS encoding OmpA family protein, whose translation is MSKKALYLLGIAITIILGTFLYLKFCCNCSDKTTTDDAPKIVSPAVQEPNFVPFVLNGSGIEYQTHDNLKFLKNSAILVMPVSDSVTTGIEKLKAFLSSNPKQKVTITGYATSDEKNTTTFENLGLARANDVKNYFVSKGMSENQFNTKGEILEKWKMSADTLLGPADYSFDTIDSTSTVSNESSALRDKINADPLVLHFNTNQSRLNLSDAEKQKITAISQYLEQVKDAVVLVVGHSDNVGNRDSNIILGQKRADFSKNYLSKNGIDAARIETQSKGPDEPIGDNNTSEGKATNRRTVITIK